The Streptomyces tendae DNA segment CCACAGCAGGCCGAAGAGGATCGCGGTGAGGATGATGGCGGTGCCCATGTCGCCGCCGAGCATGATGAGCCCCAGCAGCATGAAGGCGGCCGGCACCAGCGGCACCAGCATGTGCTTCCACTGGGTCAGCAGCCGCTTGTCCTGTTTGCGGGCGAGCAGGTCGGCGCCCCACAGCACCAGCGCCAGCTTGCCGAACTCGCTGGGCTGGAGCTGGAAGCTGCCGCCCAGGGAGAGCCAGTTCTGGTTGCCGTTGACCGCGACTCCTATCCCCGGCACCTGCACCAGGGCCATCAGGAAGACGGCCCCCGCGAGGATGGGGTAGGCGAGCGCCCGGTGCAGCTTCACCGGCATCCGGGAGGCCACCAGCAGCAGCACGCCGCCGATGACGGCGGCCAGCAGCTGCTTGCGGAAGAAGTACGAGCCGGGCAGCGACATCTGCAGCGCCGTGATCTGGGAGGCCGAGTAGACCATCACCAGGCCCAGCACGGTGATCAGCAGGCTGCCGCCGAGGATCACGTAGTAGGCGGTCAGCGGCCGGTCCCAGGCCCTGCGCGCCCGGGTGACCGCGGTGCGCAGCCGGTTCTCGCGCGGCGGGCGGGGCGCGGCGGGGCGCCGGGCGGCCCGCTGGACGGGCGGCCGGCCGGTACGACTACTGGACATCACGACCTCCGCGGTACGCCGGCCAACAGGTCCTGGACGGTCCCACGCGTCCCTCCCAAGGTCGCCCGGCGCCGGGGCGGCCGGGGTCAGGCGCCGAGCTCGCGCACCGCCTGGGCGAACGCGTCACCGCGCTTGTTGTAGTTGGCGAACATGTCCATCGAGGCGCAGGCCGGGGCCAGCAGCACCGTGTCACCGGGGCGTGCGAGCCGCCGCGCCTCCTGGACCGCCTCGAGCATCGCCCCAGTGTCGGTCCGGCCGAGGTCGACGACGGGTACCTCGGGGGCGTGTCGCGCCAGGGCTTCGCGGATCAGCTCGCGGTCCCGGCCGATCAGCACGGCGCCGCGCAGCCGCTTCGCCGCGTCCGCGACGAGTTCGTCGAAGGTGGCGCCCTTGGCGAGCCCGCCGGCGATCCACACCACGGAGTCGTACGCGGCCAACGAGGCCTGCGCGGCGTGGGTGTTGGTGGCCTTGGAGTCGTCCACGTAGGCCACGCCGTCCAGATCGGCCACGTGGGCGATGCGGTGGGCGTCCGGGGTGAAGGCCCGCAGGCCGTCCCGTACGGCGCCGGCCGGAACGCCGTAGGCCCGCGCGAGCGCCGCGGCGGCAAGGGCGTTGGCGATGTTGTGCGGGGCGGCCGGCTTCACGTCGGCGACCTCGGCGAGCTCCTGGGCGTTCTTGTGCCGGTTCTCCACGAAGGCGCGGTCGACCAGGATGCCCTCGACGACGCCGAGTTGGGAGGGACCGGGGGTGCCGAGGGTGAAGCCGATCGCCCGGCAGCCCTCCTCGACGTCGGCCTCGCGGACCAGGTCCTCGGTGGCCTTGTCCGCCGTGTTGTAGACGCAGGCGATCCGGTTGCCCTCGTAGATGCGGCCCTTGTCCTTGGCGTACGCCTCCATGGAGCCGTGCCAGTCGAGGTGGTCGGGCGCCAGGTTGAGGACGGCGGCGGAGTGGGCGCGCAGGGAGGGCGCCCAGTGGAGCTGGTAGCTGGACAGCTCCACGGCGAGCACGTCGTACTCCTCGTCGCCGAGCACCGCGTCGAGGAGGGAGACGCCGATGTTGCCCACGGCGGCGGTGCGCAGACCCGCCGCCTCCAGGATGGAGGCGAGCATCTGCACGGTGGTGGTCTTGCCGTTGGTGCCGGTGACCGCGAGCCAGTCGGCCGCGCCGGGCTTCCTGAGCCGCCAGGCGAGTTCGACGTCGCCCCACACCGGCACGCCGGCCGCGTCCGCCGCCGCGAACAGCGGTTTGTCCGGCTTCCAGCCGGGCGCGGTGACGATCAGCTCGGTGCCGTCGGGCAGGGTGTCGCCGTCGCCGAGGCGCACGGTGACACCGAGCGCCTCGAGTTCCGCCGCCTGCTCGCGTGCGCGGGCGTCGTCGCCGTCGTTGACGACGGTGACCTTCGCGCCGAGTCCGTGCAGCGCCCTGGCCGCCGGGACACCCGAGACGCCGAGTCCGGCGACGGTGACGTGCTTGCCCTGCCAGTCGGTCACTTGTCCGCTGCCCATCCCGCGTAGAAGAGGCCCAGTCCGACGATCACGCAGATGCCCTGGATGATCCAGAAGCGGACCACCACAAGGACTTCGGACCAGCCTTTGAGTTCGAAGTGGTGCTGGAGTGGCGCCATCCGGAAGACGCGTTTCCCGGTGAGCCGGAACGAACCGACCTGGATGACGACCGACATCGTGATGAGGACGAACAGGCCGCCGAGGATGGCGAGCAGCAGCTCGGTGCGGGAGCAGATCGCCAGACCCGCGAGCACACCGCCGAGCGCCAGTGAACCGGTGTCCCCCATGAAGATCTTGGCCGGCGAGGTGTTCCACCACAGGAAGCCCAGGCAGGCGCCCATCAGCGCGGAGGAGACCACCGCGAGGTCCAGCGGGTCGCGCACCTCGTAGCAGGCGCCCGGGTTGGTCAGGGTGTCGCCGTTGGCGCAGGACTCCTGGAACTGCCAGACGCCGATGAAGGTGTAGGCGCCGAAGACCAGGACGGAGGCGCCGGTGGCGAGGCCGTCCAGACCGTCGGTGAGGTTCACGCCGTTGGACATGGCGAGGATCATGAACAGCGCCCAGACCACGAACAGCACCGGGCCGATGGTCCAGCCGAAGTCGGTGATGAACGACAGCTTGGTGGAGGCCGGGGTCTGCCCGCGGGAGTCCGCGAACTGCAGCGAGAGCACCGCGAAGGCGATGCCGACGATCAGCTGGCCCGCCATCTTCGCCTTGGCCCGCAGACCCAGCGAACGCCTCTTGACGATCTTGATGTAGTCGTCGAGGAAGCCGACCATGCCCATGCCCACCATGAGGCCGAGCACCAGCAGCCCGGAGAACGTGGGGGGTTTGCCGGTGATCACCTTGGACAGGAAGTAGGCGGCGACCGTCGCCAGGATGAAGGCGATGCCGCCCATCGTCGGCGTACCGCGCTTGCTGGCGTGCTCGCGCGGGCCGTCGTCCCGGATGTACTGCCCGTATCCCTTGCGGGCGAGCAGCTTGATCAGCAGCGGGGTGCCGACCAGCGTCAGGAAGAGGCCAATGACTCCTGCGAACAGGATCTGATTCATCATCGGGCGGCGACCTCACCCTCGGCACCGGTCTCGAGCAGCGCCTGCGCCACGCTCTCGAGCCCGACCGAACGGGATGCCTTCACGAGTACGACATCCCCCGGGCGCAATTCGCTGCGCAACAGGTCGACCGCCGCCTGTGCGTCGGACACGTGCACCGACTCCTCACCCCACGAACCCTCGTTATATGCGCCCAGTTGCAGCCAGGCGGCTTCCCTGCCCCCGACCGCGACGAGCTTGCTGACGTTGAGCCGGACGGCGAGCCGTCCGACCGCGTCGTGCTCGGCGAGCGCCTCGTCCCCGAGCTCGGCCATCTTGCCGAGCACCGCCCACGTACGACGCCCGTTGCCCATCGCCGCCAGCGCGCGCAGCGCGGCCTTCATGGACTCGGGGTTCGCGTTGTAGGCGTCGTTGACGACCGTCACGCCGTCCGGTCGCTCGGTGACCTCCATGCGCCAGCGGGAGAGGGAGCCCGCCTCGGAGAGCGCACGGGCGATCTCGTCTGCGGACATGCCCAACTCGTGGGCGACGGCGGCCGCGGCGAGCGCGTTCGACACGTGATGCTCACCGTACAGGCGCATGGTCACATCGCATGCACCGGAGGGTGTGTGAAGCTTGAAGGAGGGCTGTCCGCTGTCCGTGAGTCGCACGTTCTCTGCGGAGACGTCCGCTTCGCCGGACTCTCCGAAAAGGATCACCTTCGCCTTCGTACGGGAGGCCATCGCCCGGACGTAGGGGTCGTCCGCGTTGAGGACCGCGACGCCGCCCTCCTCGGCCGGGGGCAGGGACTCCACGAGTTCGCCCTTGGCCTGGGCGATCTGCTCGCGGCCGCCGAACTCCCCGATGTGGGCGGAGCCGACGTTCAGCACGAGGCCGATCCGCGGCGGCGTCAGACCGGTGAGGTAGCGGATGTGGCCGATTCCGCGCGCCCCCATCTCCAGCACGAGGAACTTCGTCTCCTCGGTGGCGGTGAGCGCGGTCAGCGGCAGCCCGATCTCGTTGTTGAGGGAGCCGGGGGTGAAGACGGTCGGCGCCTTGCTCCGCAGCACCTGGGCGATGAGGTCCTTGGTGCTGGTCTTGCCGGCCGAGCCGGTGAGGGCGACGAGGGTGGCGCCGAGCCGGCGGACGACGTGCCGGGCGAGGGCGCCCAGGGCGGCCTGGACGTCCTCCACGACGATCGCGGGGACCCCGACGGGCCGGGAGGCGAGCACGGCGACCGCGCCCGCCTCGACGACCTGGGCCGCGTAGTCGTGCCCGTCCGCGCGCTCGCCGACGAAGGCGACGAAGAGGCTGCCCGGGCCCGCTTCCCGCGAGTCCCGGACCACCTCACCGGTGACCCGGACGGCAGGGTCCGGTATGTCGTGCGTCTGCCCGCCGACGACTTCTGCGATCTCGGCGAGGGAGAGGGCGATCACAAGTTCATCCCTGGGTCTTCTTGATGGCTTCGCGAAGCACCTGGCGGTCGTCGAAGGGACGCACCACCCCGGCGATGTCCTGTCCCAGCTCGTGGCCCTTGCCGGCGACCAGCACGGTGTCGCCGGGCTCGGCCCGGGCGACGGCGGCGGCGATCGCGGCGGCCCGGTCCTCGAAGACCTGGACCTCGCCGCGCTGGTGGGCGGGCACCGAGGCGGCGCCCAGCAGCATGGCGGCGAGGATCGCCAGCGGGTCCTCGGAGCGGGGGTTGTCGGAGGTCAGTACGGCGGTGTCGGCGAGCCGCGCGGCGGCGGCGCCCATCGGCTCCCGCTTGGTGACGTCACGGTCGCCGCCGCAGCCGAGCACGACGTGCACCCGCCCCTCGGTGACCTTGCGCAGGGCGCGCAGCACCGACTCCACGGCGTCCGTCTTGTGGGCGTAGTCCACGACCGCGAGGTAGGGCTGGCCCTCGTCGACGCGTTCCAGGCGGCCGGGCACGCCCGGCACGGCGGCCACGCCGTCGGCGGCGGCCTGCGGGTCGAGTCCGGCGGCGGCCAGCGCGACGATCGCGGCCAGGGAGTTGGCCACGTTGAAGGGACCCGGCAGCGGCGAACGGGCCGTGATTCGCTCACCCTTGGGACCGACCACGGTGAACGTCGAGTCCAGCGGGCCGACCTGGACGTCCTCGGCGCGCCAGTCGGCGTCCGGGTGCCCCTCGGCGGAGTAGGTGACGACCGGGACGCCGGCCTCCTTGACCAGACGGCGGCCGTACTCGTCGTCCACGTTGACCACGCCGAGCCTGCTGCGGGCCGGGGTGAACAGCTGCGCCTTGGCCTGGAAGTAGTCCTCCATGCCGGAGTGGAACTCCATGTGCTCCGGGCTGAGGTTGGTGAAGACGGCGATGTCGAAGACACAGCCGTCGACCCGGCCGAGGACCAGGGCGTGGCTGGAGACCTCCATGGCGACCGCGTCGGTGCCGCGCTCGCGCATCACCGCGAACAGCGCCTGGAGGTCGGTGGCCTCGGGCGTGGTGCGCTCGGACTTGATGCGTTCGTCGCCGATGCGCATCTCGACCGTGCCGATCAGCCCCGTGCTGCGGACGGTCCGCAGACCGCCCTCGACGAGGTAGGCGGTGGTGGTCTTGCCGGAGGTGCCGGTGATGCCGATCTGGAGCAGATCGCGGCCGGGGTGGCCGTAGATGGTGGCGGCCAGTTCGCCCATCCGGGCCCGCGGGTCGTCCACGACCAGCGCGGGCAGCCCGGTCGCGGCGACGCGTTCGGCGCCGGCCGGGTCGGTCAGCACGGCGGCGGCGCCGAGGCCGGCGGCCTGGGTGGCGAAGTCGGCGCCGTGGGCGCGGGCGCCCGGCAGCGCGGCGTACAGGTCGCCGGGGCGGACGGCACGCGAGTCGTGGGTGATGCCCGTGACCTCGGCGGCCTGCTCCGGGGCGGGGACACCCAGCTGACCGGCGAGTTCCGCGAGGGTCGTGGCGGAGACCCGGTCCGGACGGGGCGGTCCCGGATATGTCACGGGTTGGCCCTTCTGGGTGGTTTGGGACTGATCAGCGTGTGGCACGGCGGTGAGCGTACCGGGCGTACCGCTCGGCGGGCCAAGCGAGGGGCCGCGGGGGCTCTGGTTCCCGGGGTCGGGGGTGATCGTTGTCACGAGGTGGTTCCTGGTGGCTCGGTGCTCGGTACGGGGGTCAGGGCTGGTAGGTGACCGGCAGGGCGGCGGGGGCGGCGCCGGTGGGCGGCACCTGGAGGGTCTTCAGGGAGAACTCCATGACCTGCTTGAAGACGGGGCCGCAGATCTGGCCGCCGAAGTAGCTGCCCTGGGTGGCGTTCTGGATGACGCAGTAGACGGTGATCCGGGGCTTGTCGGCGGGCGCGAACCCGGCGAAGGACGAGGTGTAGCCGTGGTACTTGCCGGTGGCCGGATCCACGCGGTTCGCCGTACCCGTCTTGCCCGCGACCCGGTAGCCCGGGATGCGCGCCTTGGTTCCGGTTCCCTCCTCGTCGTCGACGACCGACTCCAGCATCCGCGCGAGGGTCTTCGCCGTCTTCTCGCCGACGACGCGGGTCTCCTTGGGCTTCGGGGCGGGGGTGAAGCGTCCGTCGGGTCCCTTGGAGCCGCGTACGAGGGTGGGTTCGACGCGGACGCCGCCGTTGGCGATGGTCGAGTAGACGGAGGCGGCCTGCATCGCGTTGATGGACACGCCCTGGCCGAAAGGAATCGTGTACTGCTGCGAGGTGGACCAGTCGTCCGGCGGGGCCAGGATGCCCTTGGTCTCGCCGGGGAAGCCCAGCCCGGTGTGGCTGCCCAGGCCGAACCTGCGCAGGTAGT contains these protein-coding regions:
- a CDS encoding UDP-N-acetylmuramoyl-L-alanyl-D-glutamate--2,6-diaminopimelate ligase; translation: MTYPGPPRPDRVSATTLAELAGQLGVPAPEQAAEVTGITHDSRAVRPGDLYAALPGARAHGADFATQAAGLGAAAVLTDPAGAERVAATGLPALVVDDPRARMGELAATIYGHPGRDLLQIGITGTSGKTTTAYLVEGGLRTVRSTGLIGTVEMRIGDERIKSERTTPEATDLQALFAVMRERGTDAVAMEVSSHALVLGRVDGCVFDIAVFTNLSPEHMEFHSGMEDYFQAKAQLFTPARSRLGVVNVDDEYGRRLVKEAGVPVVTYSAEGHPDADWRAEDVQVGPLDSTFTVVGPKGERITARSPLPGPFNVANSLAAIVALAAAGLDPQAAADGVAAVPGVPGRLERVDEGQPYLAVVDYAHKTDAVESVLRALRKVTEGRVHVVLGCGGDRDVTKREPMGAAAARLADTAVLTSDNPRSEDPLAILAAMLLGAASVPAHQRGEVQVFEDRAAAIAAAVARAEPGDTVLVAGKGHELGQDIAGVVRPFDDRQVLREAIKKTQG
- the murD gene encoding UDP-N-acetylmuramoyl-L-alanine--D-glutamate ligase, which encodes MGSGQVTDWQGKHVTVAGLGVSGVPAARALHGLGAKVTVVNDGDDARAREQAAELEALGVTVRLGDGDTLPDGTELIVTAPGWKPDKPLFAAADAAGVPVWGDVELAWRLRKPGAADWLAVTGTNGKTTTVQMLASILEAAGLRTAAVGNIGVSLLDAVLGDEEYDVLAVELSSYQLHWAPSLRAHSAAVLNLAPDHLDWHGSMEAYAKDKGRIYEGNRIACVYNTADKATEDLVREADVEEGCRAIGFTLGTPGPSQLGVVEGILVDRAFVENRHKNAQELAEVADVKPAAPHNIANALAAAALARAYGVPAGAVRDGLRAFTPDAHRIAHVADLDGVAYVDDSKATNTHAAQASLAAYDSVVWIAGGLAKGATFDELVADAAKRLRGAVLIGRDRELIREALARHAPEVPVVDLGRTDTGAMLEAVQEARRLARPGDTVLLAPACASMDMFANYNKRGDAFAQAVRELGA
- a CDS encoding UDP-N-acetylmuramoyl-tripeptide--D-alanyl-D-alanine ligase, yielding MIALSLAEIAEVVGGQTHDIPDPAVRVTGEVVRDSREAGPGSLFVAFVGERADGHDYAAQVVEAGAVAVLASRPVGVPAIVVEDVQAALGALARHVVRRLGATLVALTGSAGKTSTKDLIAQVLRSKAPTVFTPGSLNNEIGLPLTALTATEETKFLVLEMGARGIGHIRYLTGLTPPRIGLVLNVGSAHIGEFGGREQIAQAKGELVESLPPAEEGGVAVLNADDPYVRAMASRTKAKVILFGESGEADVSAENVRLTDSGQPSFKLHTPSGACDVTMRLYGEHHVSNALAAAAVAHELGMSADEIARALSEAGSLSRWRMEVTERPDGVTVVNDAYNANPESMKAALRALAAMGNGRRTWAVLGKMAELGDEALAEHDAVGRLAVRLNVSKLVAVGGREAAWLQLGAYNEGSWGEESVHVSDAQAAVDLLRSELRPGDVVLVKASRSVGLESVAQALLETGAEGEVAAR
- the mraY gene encoding phospho-N-acetylmuramoyl-pentapeptide-transferase encodes the protein MMNQILFAGVIGLFLTLVGTPLLIKLLARKGYGQYIRDDGPREHASKRGTPTMGGIAFILATVAAYFLSKVITGKPPTFSGLLVLGLMVGMGMVGFLDDYIKIVKRRSLGLRAKAKMAGQLIVGIAFAVLSLQFADSRGQTPASTKLSFITDFGWTIGPVLFVVWALFMILAMSNGVNLTDGLDGLATGASVLVFGAYTFIGVWQFQESCANGDTLTNPGACYEVRDPLDLAVVSSALMGACLGFLWWNTSPAKIFMGDTGSLALGGVLAGLAICSRTELLLAILGGLFVLITMSVVIQVGSFRLTGKRVFRMAPLQHHFELKGWSEVLVVVRFWIIQGICVIVGLGLFYAGWAADK